A section of the Alkalihalobacillus sp. LMS39 genome encodes:
- a CDS encoding AraC family transcriptional regulator, which produces MSILSFSCPPYPTFIKAGEAVFKKGDKHFYRSGFSVFDLIVVKTGCLYMQEEGISYNIKPNEYLILSPGLEHSGTYPCTEETVYDWVHFSLPEGYVVKDQEEIDWSKIVKREGTYTRPALFEFQIPKYAPLRNGETLLRELLQLIALGDEKDPANQLKEQMVFSECMRLLQLEAITIPTSAEQVTNQLVSFIHDHYQEPIKINDIAKELLFHPDYVTRCMQKTMGITPIQYVNQYRLLQAKRLLASTNKKINSIGKEVGISDGTYFSRLFKQYEGISPTEYRRVVSKEERKSKIISNEK; this is translated from the coding sequence ATGAGTATATTATCTTTCAGTTGTCCCCCTTATCCGACATTTATTAAAGCAGGCGAAGCGGTGTTTAAAAAAGGCGATAAACATTTTTATCGTTCTGGATTTTCTGTTTTTGATTTAATCGTAGTGAAAACAGGGTGTTTATATATGCAAGAAGAGGGGATTAGTTATAACATAAAGCCGAACGAGTATTTGATTTTATCACCAGGATTAGAGCATTCTGGCACATATCCTTGTACAGAAGAGACGGTGTATGACTGGGTTCATTTTTCACTACCAGAGGGGTATGTCGTAAAAGACCAAGAGGAAATTGATTGGTCGAAAATCGTAAAGCGAGAAGGGACATACACTCGTCCCGCGTTATTTGAGTTTCAAATCCCTAAGTATGCGCCTTTGCGCAATGGAGAAACTCTGCTACGGGAGTTGTTACAGTTAATTGCATTAGGCGATGAAAAAGATCCAGCGAATCAACTAAAGGAGCAAATGGTATTTAGCGAATGTATGAGATTGCTACAACTGGAAGCTATTACAATTCCGACTAGTGCTGAACAAGTAACAAACCAGCTTGTTTCTTTTATTCACGATCATTATCAAGAGCCAATCAAAATTAATGATATTGCAAAAGAGCTGTTGTTTCATCCAGATTATGTGACAAGGTGCATGCAAAAAACAATGGGGATCACACCGATTCAATATGTAAATCAGTATCGGCTTCTTCAAGCCAAACGGCTATTAGCGAGTACAAATAAAAAAATCAATTCGATCGGAAAAGAAGTTGGTATTTCGGACGGAACGTATTTTTCGAGGTTATTTAAGCAATATGAAGGAATTTCACCTACAGAATACCGACGTGTCGTTTCGAAAGAAGAACGAAAAAGTAAAATCATTTCAAACGAGAAATAA
- a CDS encoding TAXI family TRAP transporter solute-binding subunit translates to MKKLKFLFVSILATATLAACGGGDAPELQMGTGSTGGTYYPLGQEMATVMNDNVDVEGFNVSAVASGASVENLAKIGRGEFQLGMTVHLPALDAANGEADFADGAIDNFGFMGHIYPEVMQVVTTEGTGITSIADLAGKKVAIGPPGSGTQSAAKLILEAYGIQDGDYEALEEGFGDAAGRLQDGQLDASFGLLGLPAGNIIDISTQRDVVILPIEGEALDYIEANSGYAGYEIPTDAYDFLDAPVMTVTAYAVLVGSTDEISEDLGYDIVKALYENAASISHQQGTHLTIENVLNGSDGLPMHPGAEKYFREIGILN, encoded by the coding sequence ATGAAGAAACTTAAGTTTTTGTTTGTTTCAATTCTTGCTACAGCGACGCTCGCAGCATGTGGCGGCGGCGATGCTCCAGAATTGCAAATGGGTACAGGAAGTACTGGGGGTACGTATTATCCATTAGGACAAGAAATGGCGACAGTAATGAATGACAATGTTGACGTTGAAGGCTTTAACGTTAGTGCTGTTGCTTCTGGTGCATCTGTTGAAAACCTTGCGAAAATTGGCCGCGGCGAATTTCAATTAGGAATGACAGTTCATTTACCAGCTCTTGACGCTGCAAACGGTGAAGCCGATTTTGCAGATGGTGCAATTGATAATTTCGGCTTTATGGGTCATATTTATCCTGAGGTAATGCAAGTTGTAACGACAGAAGGAACTGGAATTACATCGATTGCAGATTTAGCAGGAAAGAAAGTAGCGATTGGACCACCAGGAAGTGGAACACAATCTGCTGCAAAGTTGATTTTAGAAGCCTATGGCATTCAAGATGGTGACTATGAAGCATTAGAAGAAGGATTTGGAGATGCTGCAGGTCGTTTGCAAGATGGACAGCTTGATGCTTCATTCGGACTTTTAGGTCTTCCAGCAGGTAACATCATCGATATTTCTACACAACGCGACGTCGTTATTTTACCAATTGAAGGTGAAGCTCTAGACTATATCGAAGCAAACAGTGGTTATGCTGGTTATGAAATCCCAACTGATGCTTATGACTTCTTAGATGCGCCTGTTATGACAGTTACAGCTTATGCTGTTCTAGTTGGATCTACAGATGAAATCAGTGAAGACTTAGGGTATGACATTGTAAAAGCTCTATATGAAAATGCTGCAAGCATTTCTCACCAACAAGGAACTCATCTTACAATTGAAAATGTATTAAATGGTTCAGATGGTTTACCAATGCACCCTGGTGCTGAAAAGTACTTTAGAGAAATTGGAATTCTAAACTAA
- a CDS encoding GerMN domain-containing protein, which yields MMKRLLQLLLVITLPLFFVVACGQDEEPVDSDESTNGIDSEQNGDIIEQEPEEDLIEEEPIENNTEQDEQEVVEETVSSHSVWLVFSDQDVMDMYRVPVTVEATESELYIKAFEAWIAGPKEDGLVSLLPENVSVQSVTIENNIPHVSFSKELLNANLGSGTEAMLLDQIALVMEQFGYNQTQVLVDGEISPSLFGHVSTDTPIQVDSIETYEQWNGQ from the coding sequence ATGATGAAACGCTTATTACAACTTTTGCTTGTTATAACATTACCACTTTTCTTTGTTGTCGCATGTGGTCAAGACGAAGAACCTGTTGACTCAGACGAATCAACAAATGGGATCGATTCTGAACAAAACGGAGACATCATTGAACAAGAGCCTGAAGAAGATTTAATAGAAGAAGAGCCAATTGAAAACAACACTGAACAAGATGAACAAGAGGTCGTTGAAGAAACCGTATCTTCTCATTCTGTATGGCTTGTCTTTTCTGACCAAGATGTTATGGATATGTACCGCGTTCCTGTTACAGTAGAAGCAACAGAAAGTGAATTATATATAAAGGCTTTTGAGGCATGGATTGCAGGTCCAAAAGAAGATGGACTCGTATCTTTACTACCTGAAAATGTTTCTGTTCAATCGGTTACAATAGAAAACAACATTCCTCATGTCTCATTTTCAAAAGAACTACTTAATGCGAATTTAGGCTCAGGTACAGAAGCAATGTTACTAGACCAAATTGCACTCGTCATGGAACAGTTTGGATACAATCAAACGCAAGTATTAGTTGATGGTGAGATTTCGCCTTCCTTATTTGGTCATGTTAGTACAGACACACCGATACAAGTTGATTCCATTGAAACTTATGAACAATGGAATGGACAATAA
- a CDS encoding MATE family efflux transporter, producing MPKETNNTKKLTLFALTWPIFIEIFLHMLMGSADTLMLSQYSDEGVAAVGVANQVLSLIVVMFGFIAVGTSVLIAQYIGARQEQEAGRIAVVSLVANFAFALLLSIGIALFSSPILKLMNIPAELMEPAMVYLIIVGGFSFVQALLMTAGAIIKSHGFTKDAMYVTIGMNVLNVIGNYLVLFGPFGFPVLGVTGVAISTTVSRGIGLIILMVILYKRVNGDLPFSFLRKYPKKQLGDLLKIGVPSAGEHISYNSSQLMITFFIAMLGTEALTTKVYAQNLMMFISLFSIAVSQSTQILIGHQVGAGKIKEAYQRCIKSLNIAILISLVMAGVFSLFREDLLRIFTSNSDIIALGSILILLTIILEPGRAFNLVVINSLRAAGDVRFPVYMGILSMWGVAVPLSYILGIHFGLGLIGVWIAFIADEWLRGVIMLLRWKGKKWQNMAFVSKKDRQTA from the coding sequence ATGCCTAAAGAAACAAACAACACAAAAAAACTAACTCTCTTTGCCTTAACATGGCCAATATTCATCGAGATTTTTCTTCATATGCTTATGGGGAGTGCCGATACATTAATGCTCAGTCAATATTCTGATGAAGGGGTAGCCGCTGTTGGTGTCGCAAACCAAGTGCTCTCACTCATCGTTGTTATGTTTGGATTTATTGCAGTTGGAACGAGTGTCCTCATTGCTCAATATATTGGGGCTAGACAAGAACAAGAAGCAGGGCGTATTGCTGTTGTTTCTCTTGTTGCTAACTTTGCTTTTGCCCTGTTACTGAGTATCGGAATTGCTTTATTTAGTTCTCCAATTTTAAAATTGATGAATATTCCAGCAGAACTCATGGAACCTGCTATGGTTTATTTAATTATTGTCGGTGGTTTCTCCTTTGTTCAAGCATTATTAATGACAGCTGGGGCCATCATTAAAAGTCATGGTTTCACAAAAGACGCGATGTACGTCACGATTGGAATGAATGTTCTGAATGTCATCGGGAACTATCTCGTTTTATTTGGCCCCTTTGGATTTCCAGTATTAGGGGTGACAGGAGTCGCGATATCAACAACGGTCAGTCGTGGAATTGGTCTTATTATTCTTATGGTTATTTTGTATAAACGAGTAAATGGAGATTTACCTTTTTCCTTTTTACGCAAATATCCGAAAAAACAGCTTGGCGATTTATTAAAAATTGGTGTTCCTTCTGCTGGTGAGCATATTTCGTACAACTCGTCCCAGCTGATGATTACATTTTTTATTGCGATGTTAGGAACAGAAGCGTTAACTACAAAAGTGTATGCTCAAAATTTAATGATGTTTATTAGTTTATTTTCAATTGCAGTTAGTCAAAGTACCCAAATATTAATTGGACATCAAGTAGGTGCTGGAAAAATAAAAGAAGCTTATCAACGCTGTATTAAAAGTTTAAATATAGCCATTTTAATCTCATTAGTCATGGCCGGTGTCTTTTCTTTATTCCGAGAAGATTTGCTCCGCATTTTCACGAGCAATTCCGACATCATTGCGCTCGGAAGTATACTCATCTTATTAACAATCATTTTAGAACCAGGTCGTGCTTTTAACCTTGTCGTTATTAACTCGCTTCGAGCCGCTGGTGATGTGAGATTCCCAGTGTATATGGGGATTTTATCGATGTGGGGTGTCGCCGTACCGCTTTCTTATATCCTTGGTATCCACTTTGGATTAGGATTAATTGGGGTTTGGATCGCCTTTATCGCCGATGAGTGGTTACGAGGTGTGATTATGCTTCTTCGTTGGAAAGGAAAAAAGTGGCAAAATATGGCATTTGTTTCAAAAAAAGACCGACAGACTGCGTGA